One Saprospiraceae bacterium genomic region harbors:
- a CDS encoding HAMP domain-containing protein has translation MNLNFKDRIAFNYMIATALIMAVVFGAIYFVVHEKVVNNLDNDLSYEAKKHTGEIKIIGDSIIFKNKAEWEEREHTEIQVNPVFIQLIDKQGNLMDKAPNLKEDYLPFNASKFGGHFDARLNNRTIRQVQLPIEQNGKIKGYILAAMSSEAAQSVLLRLRNVLIVSFLIVLGCLYFISRLLAGRSIKPVQDVTKTISRITKNNLKERVALPANRDEIHELSSNFNALLERIENAIERERQFTSDASHELRTPLATLRGTLEVLIRKPRTQDEYESKIKYSLSEIERMTNTLEQLLLLARLDSQVAQKEINFSSLPSIIDESLTHFKSQIIAKNLTIQFVFDKNKAFLVRSYYTNLIVDNLLSNAIKYSNKNSTISISLNEQRNHVNFTIQDEGIGIKESDLNHIYENFYRSEALNHKDISGNGLGLSIVKKSADAIDAKVKIESTLDKGTTVTVIF, from the coding sequence ATGAATCTCAATTTTAAAGACAGAATAGCATTTAATTACATGATCGCCACAGCATTGATCATGGCAGTTGTTTTCGGGGCAATCTACTTCGTAGTTCATGAAAAAGTAGTCAACAACTTGGACAATGACCTTTCTTATGAAGCTAAAAAGCATACCGGTGAGATCAAAATAATTGGTGACAGCATCATATTCAAGAACAAAGCAGAATGGGAAGAAAGGGAACATACAGAAATTCAGGTCAATCCCGTTTTCATTCAACTGATCGACAAACAGGGGAATTTGATGGATAAGGCCCCGAATCTTAAAGAAGATTATCTGCCCTTTAATGCCTCCAAATTTGGAGGTCATTTTGACGCACGATTAAATAACCGAACCATACGCCAGGTTCAACTACCAATAGAGCAAAACGGAAAAATTAAAGGATATATTCTGGCTGCCATGTCTTCAGAGGCAGCACAATCAGTATTGCTTCGTTTGAGAAATGTATTGATTGTCTCATTTCTAATTGTACTGGGATGCTTGTATTTTATCTCACGCTTGCTAGCTGGAAGAAGTATAAAACCGGTTCAGGACGTTACAAAAACTATTTCTCGAATTACTAAAAATAACCTGAAAGAAAGGGTGGCCTTGCCTGCAAATAGAGATGAAATCCACGAGTTATCATCCAATTTTAATGCATTACTTGAACGCATTGAAAATGCCATCGAACGAGAGCGGCAATTTACTTCTGATGCCTCTCACGAGCTAAGAACGCCTTTGGCCACACTTAGAGGCACATTAGAGGTGCTCATAAGGAAGCCACGGACACAAGATGAGTATGAATCTAAAATAAAGTATAGTCTGTCAGAGATTGAGAGAATGACAAATACACTAGAGCAGTTGTTACTTCTCGCTCGCCTAGATTCACAAGTTGCACAAAAAGAAATCAACTTTTCATCCCTGCCGTCAATCATTGATGAATCTTTGACCCACTTTAAAAGTCAAATAATTGCAAAAAACCTCACAATACAATTTGTTTTCGATAAGAATAAAGCGTTTCTAGTTCGTAGCTATTACACCAATCTCATCGTAGATAACCTATTGAGCAACGCTATCAAGTATTCAAATAAAAATTCTACCATAAGTATTAGTTTGAATGAACAAAGAAATCATGTGAATTTCACCATTCAGGATGAAGGTATTGGCATCAAAGAAAGTGACTTAAATCATATCTATGAGAATTTTTATCGGTCGGAAGCATTGAATCATAAAGATATTTCGGGTAATGGCTTGGGATTGTCCATTGTGAAGAAAAGTGCCGATGCAATAGACGCCAAGGTAAAGATCGAAAGTACGTTAGACAAAGGCACAACCGTAACCGTCATTTTCTAA
- a CDS encoding response regulator transcription factor, with translation MRILIVEDEYGIAAFLKQGLEEESFAVDVAEEGKKGLQLALSGEYDLLLLDWMLPGLSGIEICRQFRKEYESTPIIFLTAKDTLDETIFGLQSGANDYIKKPFHFEELLERIKVQLRPKSGEHSVFVLGNITLNTETHQVHKGDQEINLTQKEFALLEFLMRNKGKVCRRTRIIESVWDIHFDYNSSVIDVYINALRKKLMLTNEENYIQTIRGVGYTAKEV, from the coding sequence ATGAGAATACTGATAGTAGAGGATGAATATGGAATAGCTGCTTTTCTTAAACAAGGATTAGAGGAAGAGTCTTTTGCAGTTGATGTAGCGGAAGAAGGTAAAAAAGGACTTCAATTAGCCCTCTCTGGTGAATATGACCTTTTACTATTAGACTGGATGCTTCCTGGTCTAAGCGGTATTGAAATTTGTCGCCAGTTTCGTAAAGAATACGAATCTACTCCTATTATCTTTCTAACGGCCAAAGACACTCTTGATGAAACAATTTTCGGTTTGCAATCTGGAGCAAATGATTATATCAAAAAACCGTTTCATTTCGAAGAACTATTAGAAAGAATCAAAGTTCAACTCAGGCCAAAATCTGGAGAACATTCTGTATTTGTGCTGGGAAACATTACCCTCAACACTGAAACCCATCAGGTACACAAAGGTGATCAGGAAATAAACCTAACACAGAAGGAATTTGCCTTGCTTGAGTTTCTTATGCGAAACAAAGGTAAAGTTTGTAGGAGAACCCGAATTATTGAGAGTGTATGGGATATTCATTTCGATTACAATTCCAGTGTAATTGATGTATATATCAATGCCTTGCGTAAGAAGTTAATGCTCACAAACGAGGAAAATTACATTCAAACGATCAGAGGAGTCGGGTACACGGCCAAAGAAGTATGA
- a CDS encoding VIT family protein: protein MTDPVDNYLENHFIHRSNWLRAAVLGANDGILSTASLAIGVATASSSRESIILATLAGLVAGALSMAAGEYVSVSSQTDVEKADIEREKQELKEMSEFELQRLTDIYEQRGLKKETAKLVAKELTEKDALAAHVRDELGINEISQAKPLQAAWASGAAFSAGGILPLLVTLCMPLDHMVYYLYSFAIFFLIILGILAAKTGGSSIKNAIIRITFWGTIAMGLTALVGHLFGVSLS from the coding sequence ATGACAGATCCAGTAGACAATTATTTAGAAAATCATTTCATACACAGAAGCAACTGGTTACGTGCCGCTGTTTTAGGTGCTAATGATGGAATACTTTCTACGGCCAGTTTGGCCATTGGAGTTGCCACAGCAAGTTCTTCCCGCGAATCGATCATTCTCGCAACTTTAGCAGGCTTAGTAGCTGGAGCACTTTCAATGGCAGCAGGCGAATACGTTTCTGTGAGTTCTCAAACGGATGTAGAAAAAGCAGATATTGAAAGGGAAAAACAAGAGCTTAAAGAAATGTCAGAATTTGAGTTGCAAAGATTGACGGATATTTATGAGCAACGAGGGTTAAAAAAAGAAACGGCTAAGTTGGTTGCAAAAGAACTCACCGAAAAAGATGCACTTGCTGCCCACGTTAGAGATGAATTAGGTATAAATGAAATAAGCCAAGCCAAGCCTCTTCAAGCTGCTTGGGCTTCTGGCGCTGCATTTAGTGCTGGTGGTATTTTACCCTTATTGGTAACACTATGTATGCCGTTAGACCACATGGTGTATTACCTCTATAGCTTTGCTATCTTCTTTCTGATCATATTAGGGATATTGGCGGCCAAGACAGGCGGATCAAGTATTAAAAATGCCATCATTAGGATAACTTTCTGGGGCACCATTGCGATGGGTTTAACAGCCTTAGTAGGTCATCTCTTTGGTGTAAGCCTAAGCTAG